A genomic stretch from Candidatus Neomarinimicrobiota bacterium includes:
- a CDS encoding exopolyphosphatase produces MRVIYRGDLDGTVCATILTDLGMCDELFQAHPKDMQDAKVDVTDEDIICNLPYHPNCHMWFDHHSSEISRPDMPSDFKGLVDVAPSAANLVYKYFLPEHPELKKYEELVHETDLFDSANLTLEQVSDPQDTILLGFLIDPRTGLGLHRDFSISNFQWVSQMPELLTAKNVDEILAMTDTKERIERYNEMQEAASEFYLETSHLSDNVIVTDVRGKDIPAANRFLIYTLSGLSQGNISVRIADGKKGEFDTISVAHSIFVRTSSIDSGELCKQYGGGGHKGAATCQPVLKDSERVFLEIIEACKE; encoded by the coding sequence ATGAGAGTTATTTACCGCGGTGATCTTGATGGCACTGTCTGTGCCACTATTTTGACTGATCTGGGCATGTGCGATGAGTTATTTCAGGCTCATCCAAAAGATATGCAGGATGCGAAAGTTGATGTAACGGATGAGGATATTATCTGCAATCTGCCATATCACCCAAATTGTCATATGTGGTTCGACCACCATTCAAGTGAAATATCTCGGCCTGATATGCCGTCTGATTTCAAAGGACTTGTGGATGTTGCGCCCAGTGCAGCTAATCTTGTCTATAAGTACTTTTTGCCGGAGCATCCCGAGCTGAAAAAGTACGAAGAACTTGTTCATGAGACAGATCTCTTTGACAGCGCTAATCTGACACTGGAACAGGTATCCGATCCTCAAGATACGATTCTGCTCGGTTTTCTCATCGATCCGCGAACCGGACTCGGATTACACAGGGACTTTTCTATAAGCAATTTCCAGTGGGTATCGCAAATGCCTGAACTTCTTACCGCGAAAAATGTCGATGAGATTCTTGCCATGACAGATACTAAAGAGCGGATTGAGCGTTACAACGAGATGCAAGAAGCAGCATCTGAATTCTACCTCGAAACATCTCATCTAAGTGACAATGTCATTGTTACTGACGTTCGCGGAAAGGATATTCCGGCTGCAAACCGCTTTCTCATTTATACGCTTTCCGGATTATCGCAGGGTAATATATCCGTCCGCATTGCCGATGGGAAGAAGGGTGAGTTCGACACCATTTCGGTAGCCCATTCCATCTTCGTACGCACGTCATCCATCGACAGCGGGGAGCTTTGCAAACAGTACGGCGGCGGCGGTCACAAGGGGGCTGCAACCTGCCAGCCTGTGCTGAAGGACAGCGAACGCGTCTTTCTAGAGATCATCGAGGCTTGTAAAGAGT